Proteins encoded in a region of the Streptomyces sp. NBC_00310 genome:
- a CDS encoding amino acid ABC transporter ATP-binding protein yields the protein MTDSVTSTTTGATTPAPAQEAVVRIEGLSKSFDGRLVLDDVHLEVPRGRIVSVIGQSGGGKTTLMRCVNLLERPDRGTVEVVGEVVHQGGRTVCRDLARLRRTVGMVFQRFNLFPHLTAVENVVLAQRKAGVPEQPALERAVALLRRVKVAHRALALPDQLSGGEQQRVAIARALALTPEVLLFDEPTSSLDPEATREVLSVMRELAADGMTMLLVTHELPFAREVSDHVVFVDGGRIVEEGPPEAVLDRPARARTREFLASYGTAS from the coding sequence ATGACCGACTCGGTCACCTCGACGACGACCGGGGCCACCACTCCGGCGCCGGCCCAGGAGGCGGTCGTACGCATCGAAGGCCTGAGCAAGTCCTTCGACGGCCGTCTGGTCCTCGACGACGTCCACCTGGAGGTCCCCCGGGGCCGCATCGTCAGCGTCATCGGGCAGAGCGGCGGCGGGAAGACCACGCTGATGCGCTGCGTCAACCTGCTGGAACGCCCGGACCGGGGCACCGTCGAGGTCGTCGGGGAGGTGGTGCACCAGGGCGGCCGTACCGTCTGCCGCGACCTGGCCCGGCTGCGCCGCACGGTCGGCATGGTCTTCCAGCGGTTCAACCTCTTCCCGCATCTCACGGCCGTCGAGAACGTCGTCCTCGCCCAGCGCAAGGCGGGCGTCCCCGAGCAGCCGGCGCTGGAGCGGGCCGTCGCCCTGCTGCGCCGGGTCAAGGTCGCCCACCGCGCCCTCGCCCTGCCAGACCAGCTCTCCGGCGGCGAACAGCAGCGCGTCGCCATCGCACGGGCCCTCGCCCTCACCCCGGAAGTGCTCCTCTTCGACGAACCCACCTCCTCCCTCGACCCGGAGGCGACCCGGGAGGTACTGAGCGTGATGCGGGAACTCGCCGCCGACGGCATGACCATGCTCCTGGTCACCCATGAACTGCCCTTCGCCCGCGAGGTCTCCGACCACGTCGTCTTCGTCGACGGCGGCCGGATCGTGGAGGAGGGCCCGCCCGAGGCGGTCCTCGACCGTCCGGCCCGCGCCCGCACCCGGGAGTTCCTCGCGTCGTACGGGACGGCGTCATGA
- a CDS encoding amino acid ABC transporter permease, protein MSDLAGFFEVPWSDYRPDLLDALGRTLSYTAVSFAGAVLLGLAVALLRLSRAWPARALAAVYTEVFKNVPLLAIIFLTYFGLASAGLRLDVFTAGCLSLVVFYAAYLSEIFRSAISGVHAGQTEAGEALGLGRAGIFGHIILPQAVRQALPGTNTMLVDLLKSTSLLVTVSAAELMSEGRLITSATFRALEVYLVVSAVYFALCYPLSQLLLLVERKVRAGVPLSPWRRRRLRAARALLGGDVITNTGVDAGPNTGTNAGPNTGTNAGPNTGTKEATA, encoded by the coding sequence ATGTCCGATCTCGCAGGTTTCTTCGAAGTCCCCTGGTCCGACTACCGGCCCGACCTGCTCGACGCACTCGGGCGCACCCTCTCCTACACGGCGGTGAGCTTCGCCGGAGCCGTACTGCTCGGCCTGGCGGTCGCCCTGCTCCGGCTGAGCAGGGCCTGGCCGGCGCGTGCCCTGGCCGCCGTCTACACCGAGGTCTTCAAGAACGTCCCGCTGCTCGCCATCATCTTCCTGACCTACTTCGGCCTGGCCTCCGCCGGACTCCGGCTGGACGTGTTCACGGCCGGCTGCCTCAGCCTCGTCGTCTTCTACGCCGCCTATCTGTCCGAGATCTTCCGGTCCGCGATCAGCGGGGTGCACGCCGGGCAGACGGAGGCCGGGGAGGCGCTGGGACTGGGCAGGGCGGGCATCTTCGGCCACATCATCCTTCCCCAGGCCGTACGGCAGGCACTGCCCGGCACCAACACCATGCTGGTCGACCTGCTGAAGTCCACCTCGCTGCTCGTCACCGTCTCCGCCGCCGAGCTGATGTCCGAGGGCCGGCTCATCACCTCGGCCACCTTCCGCGCCCTGGAGGTGTACCTCGTCGTCTCGGCCGTCTACTTCGCCCTCTGCTACCCCCTCTCCCAGCTCCTCCTGCTCGTGGAACGGAAGGTACGGGCGGGGGTCCCCCTCTCCCCGTGGCGACGGCGGCGGCTGCGCGCGGCCCGCGCCCTGCTCGGCGGTGACGTGATCACGAACACCGGCGTGGACGCGGGCCCGAACACCGGCACGAACGCGGGCCCGAACACCGGCACGAACGCCGGCCCGAACACCGGCACGAAGGAGGCGACGGCATGA
- a CDS encoding substrate-binding periplasmic protein: MNRLRSLVAALSATLLLSTVAACGADGDDGPKNVSAKTAALGTLTPGVLKVAVQPYAPYTSVQGDTIVGLDGDILNRVADKLGLRVEPQVTDFAGMLAGVQSRRVDITIGGVAWSADRQKQGLFTDPPYYSPPAMAVRSGRTYRTVDDLKGLELGTVEGYVWVKSIQAVPGAELHAYPDANGVFDDLGAGRIDVGFLDPLLIIAAQKERPDLKIDTRYMTPPTAAQVKAEPAYQYFQPYQTGFYLPKKATALEKAISAEIDAMYGDGELKKLVEKWGGDPEQFLKPAADVATARRGVDRPQDWTPPSIAQ, encoded by the coding sequence ATGAACCGTCTGCGTTCCCTCGTCGCCGCTCTGTCCGCGACCCTCCTGCTGTCCACCGTCGCCGCCTGTGGTGCGGACGGCGACGACGGCCCGAAGAACGTGTCCGCGAAGACCGCCGCGCTGGGCACCCTCACCCCCGGCGTGCTCAAGGTGGCCGTCCAGCCGTACGCGCCCTACACCAGCGTCCAGGGCGACACGATCGTCGGGCTGGACGGCGACATCCTCAACCGCGTCGCGGACAAACTCGGCCTCCGGGTCGAGCCCCAGGTCACGGACTTCGCGGGCATGCTCGCCGGAGTGCAGTCCCGTCGGGTGGACATCACCATAGGCGGGGTCGCCTGGTCGGCGGACCGGCAGAAGCAGGGCCTGTTCACGGACCCGCCCTACTACTCGCCCCCGGCGATGGCCGTGCGGTCCGGCAGGACGTACCGGACCGTCGACGATCTGAAGGGCCTGGAACTCGGGACCGTCGAGGGCTATGTGTGGGTCAAGTCCATCCAGGCCGTGCCCGGCGCCGAGCTGCACGCCTACCCGGACGCCAACGGAGTCTTCGACGACCTCGGCGCGGGCCGGATCGACGTCGGGTTCCTCGACCCGCTGCTCATCATCGCGGCGCAGAAGGAACGGCCCGACCTGAAGATCGACACCCGGTACATGACGCCGCCGACCGCCGCACAGGTGAAGGCCGAACCCGCCTACCAGTACTTCCAGCCCTACCAGACCGGCTTCTACCTGCCCAAGAAGGCCACCGCGCTGGAGAAGGCGATCTCCGCGGAGATCGACGCCATGTACGGCGACGGCGAACTGAAGAAGCTCGTCGAGAAGTGGGGCGGAGACCCCGAGCAGTTCCTGAAGCCGGCCGCCGACGTCGCCACCGCGCGCCGGGGCGTGGACCGGCCCCAGGACTGGACCCCGCCGTCCATCGCGCAGTGA
- a CDS encoding CdaR family transcriptional regulator — protein MLSPSLAQEIAGDTSAVIGFNVLITDAEGMVIGSGDRSRVGTFHEASVEVIRTQEPAAHSASQALVLRGVRPGVTLPLVTDGQAVGTVGITGTPAQVRRFGLLVKRQTEILLRESVMLRSRLLAERAAEKLFADLASYDPQVVEGDFLLFRAAELGFDLRLPRVAVAFEVTVAAPGNRRPGAPTRDMALVRSELLRTVREVFADPQDIVATTAPGRLGVLHRLRPDRPTASLVADCRRVADVIAAQNSLTARAGIGEPADSVGALHDSYQDACDALHLTARRTSGSATHLTARGAGGAPVHLISDLRIHQVLAAVGQPARGRLLAVTAAELRAQPDWPVLRDTVTAWCEGGFNLVRAAEALHVHRNTVVYRMQKIEQLTGRPLRDHRTTMALYLACLSDELGGTPEPPPRPHELSVDLPTRPTRTS, from the coding sequence TTGCTGAGCCCGTCACTCGCGCAGGAGATAGCCGGGGACACCTCCGCGGTCATCGGTTTCAACGTGCTGATCACCGATGCGGAGGGCATGGTCATCGGCAGCGGCGACCGCAGCCGGGTCGGCACCTTCCACGAGGCCTCCGTCGAGGTGATCCGCACCCAGGAACCGGCCGCGCACAGCGCCTCACAGGCTCTGGTGCTCCGGGGTGTGCGCCCCGGCGTCACCCTGCCGCTGGTCACGGACGGGCAGGCGGTGGGCACGGTCGGGATCACCGGGACTCCCGCCCAGGTGCGGCGTTTCGGCCTGCTGGTGAAGCGGCAGACGGAGATCCTGCTGCGGGAGTCGGTGATGCTGCGCTCCCGGCTGCTCGCCGAGCGGGCGGCCGAGAAACTCTTCGCCGACCTGGCCTCGTACGACCCTCAGGTGGTCGAGGGCGACTTCCTGCTCTTCCGCGCCGCCGAGCTGGGCTTCGACCTGCGGCTGCCCCGGGTCGCGGTGGCGTTCGAGGTGACCGTGGCCGCGCCGGGCAACCGCCGGCCCGGCGCACCCACCCGGGACATGGCGCTCGTGCGCTCGGAACTGCTCCGCACGGTCCGCGAGGTCTTCGCCGATCCCCAGGACATCGTCGCCACCACCGCTCCCGGCCGGCTCGGCGTACTGCACCGGCTCCGGCCCGACCGGCCGACGGCGTCGCTGGTCGCCGACTGCCGCCGGGTCGCCGACGTCATCGCCGCACAGAACTCCCTCACGGCCCGCGCCGGCATCGGCGAACCGGCCGACTCCGTCGGCGCGCTCCACGACTCCTACCAGGACGCCTGCGACGCGCTCCACCTGACGGCCCGGCGGACGAGCGGTTCCGCCACGCATCTGACCGCCCGCGGGGCGGGCGGCGCCCCGGTCCATCTGATCTCCGATCTGCGGATCCACCAGGTCCTGGCGGCGGTCGGCCAGCCCGCCCGGGGCCGTCTGCTCGCGGTGACCGCCGCGGAGCTGCGCGCCCAGCCGGACTGGCCGGTGCTCCGCGACACGGTCACCGCGTGGTGCGAGGGCGGCTTCAACCTCGTACGGGCGGCCGAGGCGCTCCACGTCCACCGCAACACCGTGGTCTACCGCATGCAGAAGATCGAACAGCTCACCGGCCGCCCCCTGCGCGACCACCGCACCACCATGGCGCTCTATCTCGCCTGCCTGTCCGACGAGTTGGGCGGGACCCCCGAGCCACCCCCGCGGCCCCATGAGCTCTCGGTCGATCTGCCGACGAGGCCCACGCGTACCAGCTGA
- a CDS encoding lysophospholipid acyltransferase family protein — protein MFYYLLKYVLLGPLLRLVFRPRIEGLEHVPPSGAAIVAGNHLSFSDHFLMPAILKRRITFLAKAEYFTGPGLKGRLTAFFFRSAGQIPVDRSGKEAGQAAIREGLGVLSKDELLGIYPEGTRSHDGRLYKGKVGVAVMALKARVPVVPCAMIGTFEAQPPGKVIPNIHPVVIRFGKPLDFSRYEGMENEKAVLRAITDEIMYAILSLSDQEYVDQYAAVVKAEEAAAAKERKFPRMPLS, from the coding sequence GTGTTCTATTACCTGCTCAAATACGTGCTTCTGGGTCCCCTGCTGAGACTGGTCTTCCGGCCTCGCATCGAAGGCCTCGAACACGTACCGCCGTCGGGCGCGGCCATCGTCGCGGGCAATCACCTGTCCTTCTCGGACCACTTCCTGATGCCCGCGATCCTCAAGCGCCGCATCACGTTCCTGGCGAAGGCCGAGTACTTCACCGGCCCGGGCCTCAAGGGCCGGCTGACGGCGTTCTTCTTCCGCAGCGCCGGGCAGATCCCGGTCGACCGCTCCGGCAAGGAGGCGGGCCAGGCCGCCATCCGCGAGGGTCTCGGCGTGCTGAGCAAGGACGAGCTCCTCGGCATCTACCCGGAGGGCACCCGCTCGCACGACGGCCGCCTCTACAAGGGCAAGGTCGGTGTCGCGGTCATGGCGCTCAAAGCCCGTGTGCCCGTCGTCCCCTGCGCCATGATCGGCACCTTCGAGGCGCAGCCTCCCGGCAAGGTCATCCCCAACATCCACCCCGTCGTCATCCGCTTCGGCAAGCCCCTCGACTTCTCCCGCTACGAGGGCATGGAGAACGAGAAGGCCGTCCTGCGCGCCATCACCGACGAGATCATGTACGCGATCCTCTCGCTCTCCGATCAGGAGTACGTCGACCAGTACGCGGCCGTCGTGAAGGCGGAGGAGGCCGCGGCGGCGAAGGAGCGCAAGTTCCCCCGTATGCCGTTGAGTTGA
- a CDS encoding NAD-dependent epimerase/dehydratase family protein, translated as MVIGATGQIGRVAVGVLARDGWAVTAVSRGGGRDTGWPEDVRALPGDRGDDAALAAAVGDGCDVLVDMVAYGPEHGRQLLAVADRVGSAVVVSSVSVYEDDKGRNFDTQAEPDGFPEYPLPLPESQRTIRPDDTSYSTRKAGLERELLAGGDRLPTTLLRAGAVHGPHCRTPRELYVVKRNLDGRRRRVLAYGGASRFHPASVHNIAELIRLAAARPGSRVLNAVDPDAPTVVEIAAAIDAVMGVETENVLVDGPAPSPTVGDTPWSVPVPVVCDMSAAERELGYRPVVRYAESLPETVAWIESRLTAGRDWREAYPRMAEVYGDLFDYAAEDAWLTGRRA; from the coding sequence GTGGTGATCGGAGCGACGGGACAGATCGGCCGGGTGGCCGTGGGTGTGCTGGCGCGGGACGGCTGGGCGGTGACGGCCGTCTCGCGGGGCGGCGGCCGGGACACCGGCTGGCCGGAGGACGTGCGGGCCCTGCCGGGCGATCGCGGCGACGACGCGGCGCTGGCGGCCGCGGTCGGCGACGGCTGTGACGTGCTGGTGGACATGGTGGCGTACGGCCCCGAACACGGCCGACAGTTGCTCGCGGTGGCCGACCGGGTCGGCTCGGCGGTCGTCGTCTCCAGCGTCTCGGTGTACGAGGACGACAAGGGCCGCAACTTCGACACCCAGGCGGAGCCGGACGGCTTCCCCGAGTACCCCCTGCCCCTGCCCGAGAGCCAGCGCACGATCCGGCCGGACGACACCTCGTACAGCACGCGCAAGGCGGGTCTGGAGCGCGAACTCCTCGCCGGGGGCGACCGGTTGCCCACGACCCTGCTGCGCGCGGGCGCCGTCCACGGGCCGCACTGCCGTACGCCGCGCGAGCTGTATGTCGTGAAGCGCAATCTGGACGGCCGGCGCCGCCGGGTCCTGGCGTACGGCGGTGCGAGCCGTTTCCATCCGGCGAGCGTCCACAACATCGCCGAACTGATCCGGCTGGCGGCCGCACGGCCCGGGAGCCGGGTGCTGAACGCCGTCGACCCGGACGCGCCGACGGTCGTGGAGATCGCCGCGGCGATCGACGCGGTCATGGGCGTCGAGACGGAGAACGTGCTCGTGGACGGCCCCGCCCCGTCGCCCACCGTGGGCGACACGCCCTGGTCGGTGCCGGTGCCCGTGGTGTGCGACATGTCGGCGGCGGAGCGGGAGTTGGGCTACCGCCCGGTGGTCCGGTACGCGGAGTCGTTGCCGGAGACGGTCGCGTGGATCGAGAGCCGGTTGACGGCCGGACGGGACTGGCGGGAGGCGTATCCCAGGATGGCCGAGGTGTACGGGGACCTCTTCGACTACGCGGCGGAGGACGCGTGGCTGACCGGGCGGCGGGCGTGA
- a CDS encoding alpha/beta hydrolase, with the protein MRPTRRTAAFGSAGLLVTATLIAGAVAAPVATAADGASAQDREAKGVAVAAAKAAKKGVDWQDCPESWGLEKPITCGWVTVPLDYAKPNGKQIKLAVDRIGNTGTKEERQGALVYNPGGPGGSGLRFPRRVTTKAPLWVNTSKAYDFVGFDPRGVGKSAPISCVDPQEFVKAPKMDPVPDSEADKLKQRKLAAEYAAGCKKRSGEMLPHMTTPNTARDLDVIRAALGEKKLNFLGVSYGTYIGAVYGTLFPKHVRRMVVDSVVNPSREKIWYQANLDQDIAFEGRWKDWTKWVAQNDATYHLGDTQAEVQAAWLELRATAKKNPIGGLVGPAELISFFQSAPYYDSAWVPTAQVWSEYAAGDTQALVDAAAPDLTDTAGNAASENGNAVYTAVECTDAKWPTSWKKWDRDNTKLHKNHPFMTWANAWMNLPCATWQSKQYTPVDVKTKKGLPPVLIVQSERDAATPYEGAVELHKRLKGSRLITETKAGSHGVTGLVNPCVNERVDTYLLTGKVGAADVKCAPHATPTP; encoded by the coding sequence ATGAGGCCGACCAGAAGGACGGCGGCGTTCGGCTCCGCCGGCCTGCTCGTCACGGCGACCCTGATAGCCGGTGCCGTCGCCGCCCCCGTGGCCACCGCCGCGGACGGCGCGAGTGCGCAGGACCGCGAGGCCAAGGGCGTCGCCGTCGCCGCCGCGAAGGCGGCGAAGAAGGGCGTCGACTGGCAGGACTGTCCCGAGAGCTGGGGCCTGGAGAAGCCGATCACGTGCGGCTGGGTCACCGTGCCGCTGGACTACGCCAAGCCGAACGGCAAGCAGATCAAGCTCGCCGTGGACCGTATCGGCAACACCGGTACGAAGGAGGAGCGCCAGGGCGCGCTCGTCTACAATCCCGGCGGTCCGGGCGGCTCGGGTCTGCGTTTCCCGCGCCGGGTCACCACCAAGGCCCCGCTGTGGGTCAACACGTCCAAGGCCTACGACTTCGTGGGCTTCGACCCGCGTGGCGTGGGCAAGTCGGCGCCCATCTCCTGTGTCGACCCGCAGGAGTTCGTGAAGGCGCCGAAGATGGACCCGGTCCCGGACTCCGAGGCCGACAAGCTCAAGCAGCGCAAGCTGGCGGCCGAGTACGCGGCCGGCTGCAAGAAGCGCAGCGGCGAGATGCTGCCGCACATGACGACGCCGAACACCGCGCGTGACCTGGACGTCATCCGGGCCGCCCTGGGGGAGAAGAAGCTCAACTTCCTCGGCGTCTCCTACGGGACGTACATCGGCGCCGTCTACGGCACCCTCTTCCCGAAGCACGTGCGCCGCATGGTCGTCGACAGCGTGGTGAACCCCTCCCGCGAGAAGATCTGGTACCAGGCCAACCTGGACCAGGACATCGCCTTCGAGGGCCGCTGGAAGGACTGGACGAAGTGGGTCGCGCAGAACGACGCGACGTACCACCTCGGTGACACCCAGGCCGAGGTGCAGGCCGCGTGGCTGGAGCTGCGCGCCACCGCGAAGAAGAACCCGATCGGCGGGCTCGTCGGCCCGGCCGAGCTGATCTCCTTCTTCCAGAGCGCCCCGTACTACGACTCCGCGTGGGTGCCCACCGCCCAGGTGTGGAGCGAGTACGCCGCCGGTGACACCCAGGCGCTGGTCGACGCGGCCGCCCCGGACCTCACCGACACGGCGGGCAACGCCGCCTCGGAGAACGGCAACGCCGTCTACACGGCGGTCGAGTGCACCGACGCCAAGTGGCCCACCAGCTGGAAGAAGTGGGACCGCGACAACACGAAGCTGCACAAGAACCACCCGTTCATGACCTGGGCCAACGCCTGGATGAACCTGCCGTGCGCCACCTGGCAGTCCAAGCAGTACACCCCGGTGGACGTGAAGACCAAGAAGGGCCTGCCGCCCGTCCTGATCGTCCAGTCCGAGCGTGACGCGGCCACCCCGTACGAGGGTGCCGTCGAGCTGCACAAGCGGCTCAAGGGCTCCCGTCTGATCACGGAGACGAAGGCCGGCTCCCACGGAGTCACCGGCCTGGTCAACCCGTGTGTCAACGAGCGCGTGGACACCTACCTGCTCACCGGCAAGGTGGGCGCGGCCGACGTGAAGTGCGCACCGCACGCCACGCCGACGCCGTAG
- a CDS encoding urease accessory protein UreD, which yields MRTAGEAGADGGTGTAGVRGTAGVKATARIAARVDGRGGTALPVLESDGPLALRRTRGSGDEARVMLVGAMSGPLGGDRFAVEAEVGEGARLRVGSAAATIALPGQAKGEARYDVRIDVAAGGELRWLPEQLISAQGSDLWASTRVELGVGARLVFREEQVLGRVGEEPGRLTSRLGVWSGGRPLLDQQVGCGPGAPGGWDGPAVLGGFRALGQLVVVRPEFADRMPGPKVLGETAALTPLAGPAVLVSALAPDALRLRRVLDEALAELDG from the coding sequence ATGAGGACGGCAGGAGAGGCGGGGGCGGACGGGGGCACGGGTACCGCCGGGGTCAGGGGGACCGCCGGGGTCAAGGCCACCGCACGGATCGCGGCCCGCGTCGACGGGCGGGGCGGCACGGCCCTGCCCGTGCTGGAGAGCGACGGGCCCCTGGCGTTGCGCCGCACTCGGGGGAGTGGCGACGAGGCGCGGGTCATGCTGGTCGGGGCCATGAGCGGGCCGCTCGGCGGGGACCGGTTCGCCGTCGAGGCGGAGGTCGGCGAGGGGGCCCGGCTGCGCGTCGGGTCGGCCGCCGCGACGATCGCGTTGCCGGGGCAGGCCAAGGGGGAGGCCCGTTACGACGTACGGATCGATGTCGCCGCCGGAGGCGAACTGCGGTGGCTGCCGGAGCAGTTGATCTCCGCCCAGGGGAGTGATCTGTGGGCGTCGACGCGGGTCGAACTCGGCGTCGGGGCGCGGTTGGTGTTCCGGGAGGAGCAGGTGCTCGGACGGGTGGGGGAGGAGCCCGGACGGCTCACCAGCCGGCTCGGTGTGTGGTCGGGCGGGCGGCCGTTGCTCGATCAGCAGGTGGGGTGCGGGCCGGGGGCGCCCGGTGGCTGGGACGGGCCCGCCGTGCTGGGCGGGTTTCGTGCGTTGGGGCAACTCGTCGTCGTAAGACCGGAGTTCGCCGATCGGATGCCCGGGCCGAAGGTGCTGGGGGAGACCGCCGCGCTCACTCCGCTCGCCGGGCCCGCCGTACTCGTCAGCGCGCTCGCGCCGGACGCGCTGCGGCTGCGGCGCGTGCTCGACGAAGCCCTTGCCGAGCTGGATGGTTGA
- the ureG gene encoding urease accessory protein UreG produces the protein MHLDHAHSHDGPSAVSADAHRPDGSRRALRIGLGGPVGSGKTATVAALCQVLRDELSLAVVTNDIYTREDAEFLLREAVLPPERITAVETGACPHTAIRDDISANLEAVEDLEDEVGPLDLILVESGGDNLTATFSKGLVDAQIFVIDVAGGDDIPRKGGPGVTTADLLVVNKTDLAPYVGSDLARMAADAKAQRAELPVVFQSLRSEAGVGEVAAWVREKLVAWTA, from the coding sequence ATGCATCTCGATCACGCTCATTCCCACGACGGCCCCTCCGCCGTGAGTGCCGACGCGCACCGGCCCGACGGCAGTCGGCGCGCCCTGCGTATCGGGCTCGGCGGGCCCGTCGGGTCGGGCAAGACCGCTACCGTCGCCGCCCTCTGCCAGGTCCTGCGGGACGAGTTGTCGCTCGCTGTGGTGACGAACGACATCTACACGCGGGAGGACGCCGAGTTCCTGCTGCGCGAAGCCGTGTTGCCGCCCGAGCGGATCACTGCCGTGGAGACGGGGGCGTGCCCGCACACGGCCATCCGGGACGACATCTCCGCGAACCTGGAGGCCGTCGAGGACCTGGAGGACGAGGTCGGACCGCTCGATCTCATTCTCGTCGAGTCCGGGGGTGACAACCTCACCGCGACCTTCTCCAAGGGGCTCGTCGACGCGCAGATCTTCGTCATCGACGTGGCCGGTGGGGACGACATCCCGCGCAAGGGCGGGCCCGGGGTCACCACGGCCGACCTGCTGGTCGTCAACAAGACCGACCTCGCGCCGTACGTCGGTTCCGACCTCGCCCGGATGGCCGCGGACGCGAAGGCGCAGCGGGCGGAGCTGCCGGTGGTGTTCCAGTCGTTGCGGAGTGAGGCCGGGGTCGGGGAAGTCGCCGCGTGGGTGCGGGAGAAGCTCGTGGCGTGGACGGCATGA
- a CDS encoding urease accessory protein UreF, protein MSRAALLVLADGRFPAGGHAHSGGAEAAVKAGLITGAEGLEAFCRGRLHTAGLVSAALAAAAALGVDPSALDAAADARTPSIALRVASRRLGRQLMRAARATWPSEELDALAREFPKGAHQPVVLGVVARAAGLGPDDAAYCSVYESVSGATSATVRLLSLDPFDATRVLARLAPEMDVVVGAAVDAARGVGGGGVGSLPAASAPLLEISAEVHAAWPVRLFAS, encoded by the coding sequence TTGTCTAGGGCAGCGCTTCTCGTCCTGGCCGACGGCCGCTTCCCCGCCGGAGGGCACGCGCACTCCGGCGGGGCCGAGGCGGCCGTCAAGGCCGGGCTGATCACCGGGGCGGAGGGGCTGGAGGCGTTCTGCCGGGGGCGGTTGCACACGGCGGGGCTGGTGTCGGCGGCGCTGGCCGCCGCGGCCGCGCTCGGGGTGGATCCGTCGGCCCTGGACGCCGCCGCCGATGCCCGGACGCCGTCCATCGCCCTGCGGGTCGCTTCGCGGAGGCTGGGGCGGCAGTTGATGCGGGCGGCGCGGGCGACCTGGCCGTCGGAGGAACTGGACGCGCTGGCACGGGAGTTCCCCAAGGGGGCGCATCAGCCTGTCGTGTTGGGGGTGGTGGCCAGGGCGGCCGGGTTGGGGCCGGACGACGCGGCGTACTGCTCCGTGTACGAGAGTGTGAGCGGGGCGACGAGTGCGACGGTGCGGTTGTTGAGTCTTGATCCGTTCGATGCGACCCGGGTGTTGGCGCGGTTGGCTCCCGAGATGGATGTGGTGGTGGGGGCGGCGGTCGATGCGGCGCGGGGAGTGGGGGGCGGAGGGGTCGGGAGTCTGCCTGCGGCTTCCGCGCCGCTGTTGGAGATCAGTGCGGAGGTGCATGCGGCTTGGCCTGTGCGGTTGTTCGCGTCCTGA